DNA from Candidatus Cloacimonas acidaminovorans str. Evry:
CATCGTCTTCTTCGTCCTCCCTCAGGTTTTTACTCTCTTCCTTAATATCTTTGCGGGTTATAATTAAAATAGCCAGCGAAATGCCAACACCAATGAAAATAAATAAGACCAAGGCATTAAGAAAATAATCCATAAAAGTATTTGCCCCTTTTGCCTGCTTCAAAAGGGACATTAAGAGCTTAAAATAGACACCTAAAACCAAAGCCGAAGCAACTGAAAAAATTAAAGTCCGTATTGTGATTAGGGTTTTGGAAAAATAAGTATAACGCAAAATCAGCCACAACACAAAACCGCAAACCAGATTGAGCAGAAAAAGTAAAAATAAACTGAGCTCCACTTTAAAGCGAAGTAGCATTAAAAGACCGTATAAAAGCGGTATAAAAATTTGTAAACCCAATAATACATTTTTAGGAAGACAGCTGTAACCAAAAGCTAATGCTCCAATAAAAAAACTGAGAGCAAAATATAATTCTGCCTGACTGATGCCTCTACCACCCGAATTATCAGTAAAGTCAATAAAACTTCCCGAAAAAAGCAACCCCCCTAAGATTGCTGCTATTATCGGAAAAAAGAGCAGTAATAAATCCCTCGGTAATATCTTTGTGCGTTCCATGCAAAACCTTCATTTTTGTTTTCTGAACTGCATTCAGAACAGGGCTGAAACAAATTTATATTGACTTCCAGCCCCTAAATACAAATTTAACGCAGTTGCTTATAATGTCAACAATAATAATTAAAAATGGAGATAAAAAAGTGCTAAACATCGTTAAAAACCTGAAAGAGAAGCTCGCTAAAACCAATAGCAATTTTATGGGAAAAATAACTGAGACCGTTAAAAAACGCAAAGTTGTTGATGAAGAAATGCTTGCGGAAATTGAAGAAATTCTGCTTAGCTGTGATACCGGAATAGAAATGACAGATATTATTTTAACCCGCTTTAAAGAACAGCTGAAAAAGGATAAAGTTACCGACCCGGAAATTGCTCAGATTTATCTTACAGATGTAATGAGAGATATCCTGCTGGCGGAAAATGAAGAAACACCCGATTTTTTTGCCGAACCGCAAGCAAAACCTTATGTGGTTGTCTTCGTAGGTGTAAACGGTACTGGCAAAACCACTACCATCGGCAAAGTTGCCTATAAATTTAACCAAATGGGAAAAAAGGTTTTAATCGTTGCTGGAGATACTTTCCGTGCTGCCGCTATTGAACAAATAGCTATTTGGGCTGAAAGAGCAGGTGTGCCAATTGTTCGTTCGCAACCGGATAGCGATCCTGCCGCTATTATCTATGATGGTGTTCATTCCGCTCTGGCACGTGGCTATGATGTTGTTTTAATTGATACTGCAGGCAGACAACATACCAAAGATAATTTGATGAAGGAACTGACCAAAATTGAACGCACTATCCAGAAACTTATTCCTGATGCACCTCACGAAGTGATTTTAGTTGTAGATGCCACAACGGGACAAAATGCCGTTTCCCAAGCTCATAATTTTGATAAAGCAATGAAATTAACCGGAATTGCTCTCACTAAATATGACGGAACTTCCAAAGGAGGTATTATTTTTAACCTGAAATATAATTTGCAATTACCGGTTAAACTTTTAGGCGTTGGAGAAGGGATTGAGGATTTGCTGCCGTTTAAAGCTGTGCCGTTTGTGAAAGCGTTCTTTGAAGAATAAAGATTTTTTCACATAGAGAAAAAGAGAATGCGTAGCCGGAGGATGCTGTTCCTTCGCAAGAAAGTGAAAAGGTGGAAAATTGGAAAAGTGGAAAGGTGGAAAAGTGAAAAGGTGAAACATGGTTTGGACATCGTAAAAAAAAGGATGCGGAGCTACGGCTACACAAATAATAATTTTTTCCGTTTGCTTCCCCGCTAGAGTATTGAATGCTCATCATAAATGTATGAAAGAGTTCTTAAACTTTTTTTCTGTGCATATAAACAGAGATATTTGTGCCATTTGAGAGGACAGTAGGGAAGGAGAAGGTTTTAATATATATATCGGCTTAAAAGGCGTAAATATTTTTTATCTTATGTGGATTTCCGCTTTCTCAGGAATAAAAAATGGCTTATCCTGCAAAAAATTATATATGTCATCATTAGTCCTCATCACTAAACGAATTTGAGATAAGGGTGAAAGTTATATAAGCGATGACGACTCCTGACTTAATTTTCACCTTTCGCCTAATTAAGCTCTCACAGATAACACAGATAACACAGATTAGATTTTATAATTTTAAGTTAAACCCACAATTAAGTTCCTGTGTTTCACTTTTTCACTTTTTCACCTAATTAAGCTCTCACAGATAACACAGATAACACAGATTAGATTTTATAATTTTAAGTTAAACCCACAATTAAGTTCCTGTGTTTCACTTTTTCACTTTTTCACCTAATTAAGCTCTCACAGATAACACAGATAACACAGATTTTAATTTTATAATTTTAGGTTAAACCCACAATTTAGTTCCTGTGTTTCACTTTTTCACCTTTTCACTTTTTCACCGTTCACCCTTAGCTCTTGGGCTCCGGCTTAAACCCTACCGGTTTATTATCCTGCTGACCGTAAATTTTGATTTCCCCAAACTGGCTTTCGTAGGAATCTATGTTTTTCTCTAAAAGCTGCATCAATTGCTTGGCATGCGAGGGAGTCATCAAAACCCGGGTATAAATTCTGGCATCCGGAATTCCTGGAAGTATTCTTCCGCAATCCATAATAAATTCGGAAGGAGAATTGGTAATAACGAAAAAATTGGCATAAGTGCCTTCTCCGACCTTTTCGTCAATCTTAATCTGAATTTGATTCTGAGGTGGCTGATTGGACATTTTGTTCTCCTGTTTAGGTATATTTTATTGTTTCCTTGTTGGAGGAAGCCCTTATTTTGTCAATCAAAAATGAAAAAATGGGCTCTCACAGATTTTAATTAATAATAGGTAGGGGATGAACAGGATGATTAGGATTTGAGGGATTTTTTTTGACAATAGGTAGGGGATGAACAGGATGATTGGGATTTGAGGGATTTTTTTTTGATAATAGGTAGGGGATGAACAGGATGATTGGGATTTGAGGGATTTTTTTTGATAATAGGTAGGGGATGAACAGGATGATTGGGATTTGAGGGATTTTTTTATTTGATAATAAAATGTAATTACAAAAAAGCTCGGAGAGCGAAACAATGATAGCGATGGGTGCGTAAGCCCCTCGTTGAATGAAAGCCCCGACTTTTTTTCTATTTTATATTTTTACCTTTCCTGGTTCAACCAAAGCCCCAAAGAGCGAAACAATAATGTAGAAGGTGGCGTAAGCCCCTCGTTAAAATGAAAATTTGTTTCACGCAGATAACGCAGATAACGCAGATTGAATTAGCAATACGGATTTGATGGATTATGCTGATTAACATATTTAATAATTCTTCCTTTTTCTCGGTTTTATCGGTGTTCTCTGTATTCTCGGTGTAAAAAAATTGCTTGAAATATGAAAATTCCTTAAAAAAAAGCTTGACAAGATTTGGAGAACTTTTTATCCGTATCTTATGAATGAAATGATAATATTCTGTTTTCATAATAAATAAAAGGAGAGAAAAATGAAAAAGCTACTTTTCATATTTACATTATGCTTATGTACGATAGGTATAAGTTGGGGACAAACAGTTTTCTTTAGTGAAACCTTTGGTTCAGTAAGTGCTACTACATCAATTGCTACACACGAAACTAACAATGGTTTTGATAATGATGACGCAACATTTACAGGAACTGCGGATATAAGAAATACTAATCCTTCATCTGGATATACTGGAGCATCAGGACTTGCAAATGTCTTTTTTACAAATACTGTAGGTAAATATTTATTAATAGAAGGCATTAATTCTTCTTCCTATTCTAATATTAGTATGTCTTTAGGACATCATAAAAATACAACTGCAGGTAATAATGAATTAAGTATTGAAGTTAGTTCAGATGGTACTAATTGGAATTCATTAACATATTCCAGACCAACAGGTACTGGAAC
Protein-coding regions in this window:
- the ftsY gene encoding signal recognition particle-docking protein FtsY, whose translation is MSTIIIKNGDKKVLNIVKNLKEKLAKTNSNFMGKITETVKKRKVVDEEMLAEIEEILLSCDTGIEMTDIILTRFKEQLKKDKVTDPEIAQIYLTDVMRDILLAENEETPDFFAEPQAKPYVVVFVGVNGTGKTTTIGKVAYKFNQMGKKVLIVAGDTFRAAAIEQIAIWAERAGVPIVRSQPDSDPAAIIYDGVHSALARGYDVVLIDTAGRQHTKDNLMKELTKIERTIQKLIPDAPHEVILVVDATTGQNAVSQAHNFDKAMKLTGIALTKYDGTSKGGIIFNLKYNLQLPVKLLGVGEGIEDLLPFKAVPFVKAFFEE
- a CDS encoding DUF3467 domain-containing protein, with protein sequence MSNQPPQNQIQIKIDEKVGEGTYANFFVITNSPSEFIMDCGRILPGIPDARIYTRVLMTPSHAKQLMQLLEKNIDSYESQFGEIKIYGQQDNKPVGFKPEPKS